In Polyodon spathula isolate WHYD16114869_AA chromosome 11, ASM1765450v1, whole genome shotgun sequence, one genomic interval encodes:
- the LOC121323386 gene encoding solute carrier family 26 member 6-like, with product MVMEERAPARQRGLGYSVERAVLDEESLEEVAQRRTREDKPALAQRLRAKLSCSAVRFWRCLFSCIPVLYWLPRYSFREYALGDFFSGISVGIMHLPQGMAYALLASVPPVFGLYSSFYPILIYFIFGTSRHISVGTFAVMSVMIGNVAERLAPDSDFSSLDTVTNETLLDVLQRDAARIKVAAAVTFLSGLFQVALGLVQFGFVVTYLSEPLVRSYTTAAAIHVIVSQLKYVFGINPNRYHGPLSMVYTLIELCALLPKTNVGTLVVSIVSLVVLLVVKKISTALSHKLPIPIPIELILVIVSTVITAQVQLDKKYGVQVVGEIPRGLQAPVFPDTSLFVSVVGDAFAIAVVGYAIAISLGKIFALKYGYQVDSNQELVALGLSNSVGGVFQCFAISCSMSRTLVQESSGGHTQVAGALSALVILVIILRLGELFQQLPKAVLSAIVIINLQGMMRQFTDIRTLWRSNKVDMLVWVVTLVSTLLLNMDIGLAASVAFAMLTIIFRTQLPQYSLLGQIAGTELYRSVEEFAQAQEIPGIKIFRSSANLYFANAEMYEENLKKKVGIDIARLLRHKKKLAMKEKRRKKREERRAKKEAKKTVEREEAGREEAGQEEAGREEAGKEGTQRGSNPLNPHSIILDLSPVSFLDTVSVKKLKNIVSDYREVGVEVYLAGCQSCVVGEMELGGFFLKALSKACLFVSVHDAVLHCLRRAEHGPLDSPAAFENTKL from the exons ATGGTGATGGAGGAGAGAGCACCGGCCCGGCAGAGAGGCCTGGGCTATAGTGTGGAAAGGGCAGTGCTGGACGAGGAGAGCCTGGAGGAGGTGGCACAGAGACGGACCCGTGAGGACAAGCCTGCCCTGGCACAGCGGCTCAGGGCCAAACTCag TTGCTCTGCAGTCAGGTTTTGGCGCTGTCTCTTCAGCTGTATCCCAGTCCTATACTGGCTCCCGCGCTACTCCTTCAGGGAGTATGCTCTGGGAGACTTCTTCTCAGGGATCAGTGTCGGGATTATGCACCTACCACAGG gcATGGCGTATGCCCTCCTGGCCTCCGTGCCCCCTGTGTTTGGGCTCTACTCCTCCTTCTACCCCATCCTGATCTACTTCATCTTTGGGACGTCCCGGCACATCTCTGTGG GCACGTTTGCTGTGATGAGTGTTATGATCGGCAATGTGGCGGAGAGGCTGGCTCCGGACAGTGACTTCTCCTCTCTGGACACGGTGACGAATGAGACTCTGCTTGACGTCCTGCAACGGGACGCGGCCCGGATCAAGGTGGCGGCGGCAGTCACTTTCCTCTCCGGACTCTTCCAG GTGGCTCTGGGTCTGGTCCAGTTTGGCTTCGTGGTGACCTACCTGTCTGAGCCGCTCGTTCGCAGCTACACCACTGCCGCCGCCATTCATGTGATTGTGTCACAACTGAAGTACGTCTTCGGAATCAACCCGAACCGCTACCATGGACCCCTCTCAATGGTGTAT aCGCTGATAGAGTTGTGTGCCTTGCTGCCTAAGACTAACGTGGGCACTCTGGTGGTCAGCATCGTCTCCCTGGTGGTCCTGCTGGTGGTGAAGAAGATCAGCACAGCGCTGAGCCACAAGCtgcccatccccatccccatcgaACTCATCCTC GTGATTGTTTCCACGGTGATCACTGCGCAGGTGCAGCTGGACAAAAAGTATGGAGTGCAGGTCGTGGGCGAGATTCCCAGAGG TCTGCAGGCACCTGTGTTTCCGGACACCTCTCTGTTTGTGTCAGTGGTAGGGGATGCCTTTGCCATTGCTGTGGTCGGCTACGCCATCGCTATCTCACTCGGGAAGATCTTTGCTCTCAAGTACGGCTACCAGGTGGACAGCAACCAG GAGCTTGTGGCGCTGGGTCTCAGTAACTCAGTTGGGGGCGTGTTCCAGTGTTTCGCTATCAGCTGTTCCATGTCCAGGACTCTAGTCCAGGAGAGCAGCGGCGGGCACACCCAG GTGGCAGGGGCTCTCTCGGCCCTTGTGATTCTGGTCATCATCCTGCGGCTCGGAGAACTCTTCCAACAACTGCCCAag GCTGTTCTGTCTGCCATCGTCATCATCAACCTGCAGGGAATGATGAGACAGTTTACTGACATCAGGACACTGTGGAGGAGCAACAAGGTTGACATG CTGGTTTGGGTCGTGACCCTGGTCTCCACGCTGCTCCTGAACATGGATATAGGACTCGCTGCATCTGTCGCCTTTGCGATGCTGACCATCATCTTCAGAACACAGCT GCCGCAGTACTCCTTGCTGGGTCAGATTGCTGGCACTGAGCTGTACAGATCTGTGGAGGAGTTTGCTCAG GCTCAGGAGATCCCGGGCATTAAAATCTTCCGCTCATCGGCCAACCTCTACTTCGCCAATGCAGAGATGTATGAAGAGAACCTGAAAAAGAAA GTTGGGATTGATATCGCTCGGCTGCTGCGCCACAAGAAGAAGCTGGCAATGAAAGAGAAGCGCAGaaagaagcgagaggagaggagagccaaGAAGGAGGCCAAGAAAACC GTTGAGAGAGAGGAGGCGGGGCGAGAGGAGGCTGGGCAAGAGGAGGCTGGGCGAGAGGAGGCGGGGAAAGAGGGGACTCAGAGGGGGTCTAATCCCCTGAACCCGCACTCCATCATCCTGGACCTTAGTCCTGTCAGCTTCTTGGACACTGTGTCAGTGAAAAAGCTGAAAAAC ATTGTCAGTGATTACAGGGAGGTAGGAGTGGAGGTGTACCTAGCAGGCTGCCAGA
- the LOC121322971 gene encoding adenylate cyclase type 5-like has product MSRSNSVSPPGFTAPGPQGGTEHRSAWSDSQSRANGCPYSTESAAKKTRSSSRWRGEEDLERHPGRPTSTVSRVSFRSKSAWQDNGEEGRNNNRAAPKQDGELRARSVELGLEERRARSAELGLEERRARSMELGLEERRARSVELGLQAQDVQFSMAQCCSSVLQIFRSKKFPSVKLERLYQRYFFRLNQSSLTMLMSVLVLLCLVMLGLHCAGGGYKLPYVVVFTVAIALIIVLMIICNRNGFHQDHMWIICYLVILVVLVVQIIAVLLVEPRSASEGIWWTVFFIYIIYTLLPIRMRAAVVSGVILSAVHLAISWKLNQVDSYLWKQNLM; this is encoded by the exons ATGTCCCGATCCAACAGCGTGAGCCCTCCAGGGTTCACTGCCCCTGGACCTCAGGGTGGAACTGAACATCGCTCTGCTTGGAGCGACTCCCAGTCCAGAGCCAATGGGTGCCCTTACTCCACTGAATCAGCTGCCAAGAAAACCAGGTCCAGCAGCAGGTGGAGGGGAGAAGAGGATTTGGAGCGGCACCCAGGAAGGCCCACAAGCACTGTGAGCAGAGTCAGCTTCAGGTCCAAGTCTGCATGGCAAGACAATGGAGAGGAGGGCCGTAACAACAACAGAGCAGCCCCAAAGCAGGATGGGGAGCTGAGAGCCAGGTCCGTGGAGCTCGGGctggaggagaggagagccaggtcCGCGGAGCTCGGGctggaggagaggagagccaggtcCATGGAGCTCGGGCTtgaggagaggagagccaggtcTGTGGAGCTTGGGCTGCAGGCTCAGGACGTGCAGTTCTCCATGGCTCAGTGTTGCAGCAGCGTGTTGCAGATCTTCAGATCCAAGAAGTTTCCGTCGGTGAAGCTGGAGAGGCTCTATCAGCGTTACTTCTTCAGGCTCAACCAGAGCAGCCTGACCATGCTCATGAGCGTCTTGGTGTTGCTGTGCCTGGTGATGCTGGGCTTGCACTGTGCAGGGGGGGGTTACAAGCTGCCCTATGTGGTCGTCTTCACCGTCGCCATTGCGCTCATCATTGTGCTCATGATCATATGTAACAGGAATGGGTTCCACCAGGACCACATGTGGATCATCTGTTACCTGGTCATCTTGGTTGTCCTTGTGGTGCAGATCATAGCAGTTTTGCTGGTGGAGCCCAGGAGTGCCTCAGAGGGGATATGGTGGACTGTCTTCTTCATCTACATCATCTACACACTGCTCCCGATCAGAATGAGGGCCGCCGTCGTGAGTGGAGTCATTCTATCAGCTGTGCACCTGGCCATCTCTTGGAAGTTAAACCAAGTGGACAGCTATCTATGGAAACAG AATCTGATGTAG